From bacterium, one genomic window encodes:
- a CDS encoding DUF401 family protein has product MSPVAKIVFVFFAVIFSLKLKSPLGVSLFAGSIALGLWLGMPLGALGRSTLVGMFDLPNVMLLLIVLLIVLFSAVLQETKQLRKLVAAVREVVHNPRLAVPMMTAIVGLLPMPGGARFSAPLVDEASQGLGISRVQSATVNFWFRHIWEYWWPFYPSVILMSAITGFSIAKIIVIFLPASAVMVLVGYFFYLRWLPKRTRARETPKSHGSVLQLLSISRAILTVIIINFALMSLRGAFESAGIHLHKLPARSPLVIALLVGITVALWGSGLKTRTVVKMVFNRRVSMMMLTVASILIFSQVLKDAGAIAQITESLRGQETPVLLLAFAVPFLVSFVTGLVVAYVGIGLPILYPVFASALPPNELVAYVFMFSVAGYIAVMLTPVHLCLILSNEYFEVKYLQVAKLLILPCILSMAAYLGIFFLYRML; this is encoded by the coding sequence ATGTCGCCCGTAGCCAAGATAGTATTCGTATTTTTCGCTGTTATCTTCAGCCTTAAATTGAAGTCGCCGCTCGGCGTTTCACTCTTCGCCGGCTCGATCGCTCTTGGCCTCTGGCTTGGGATGCCGCTGGGTGCCCTCGGGCGCAGCACGCTGGTGGGCATGTTCGACCTGCCGAATGTTATGCTCTTGCTGATCGTTCTGCTGATTGTGCTGTTTTCCGCTGTGCTCCAGGAGACTAAACAGCTGCGGAAGCTTGTGGCCGCGGTCAGAGAAGTTGTCCACAATCCACGATTGGCCGTCCCGATGATGACTGCGATCGTCGGGCTCCTGCCAATGCCCGGTGGGGCAAGGTTCTCCGCACCCCTCGTTGACGAGGCGTCGCAGGGCCTCGGAATTAGCAGAGTCCAGAGCGCGACCGTCAACTTCTGGTTCAGGCATATCTGGGAATACTGGTGGCCGTTCTATCCTTCCGTCATCCTCATGAGCGCGATAACGGGCTTCAGTATAGCCAAGATCATCGTCATCTTCCTCCCCGCGTCAGCCGTCATGGTGCTCGTCGGTTACTTCTTCTACCTCCGCTGGCTGCCGAAACGCACACGAGCACGTGAGACACCCAAATCCCACGGCTCAGTCCTCCAACTCCTCAGCATAAGCCGTGCGATCTTGACCGTTATCATCATCAACTTCGCACTTATGAGCTTACGAGGTGCGTTTGAATCGGCCGGAATCCATCTCCATAAGCTGCCTGCAAGGTCCCCCCTCGTCATCGCGCTCCTCGTCGGAATAACTGTCGCACTTTGGGGTTCCGGCCTAAAGACCCGAACGGTCGTCAAAATGGTCTTTAACAGACGGGTCTCAATGATGATGCTCACGGTTGCCTCGATCCTGATCTTCAGCCAAGTGCTCAAGGATGCGGGTGCCATAGCACAGATCACAGAGTCTCTAAGAGGGCAGGAGACCCCGGTGCTACTACTTGCATTTGCAGTCCCGTTCCTCGTGAGCTTTGTTACGGGGTTAGTTGTCGCCTACGTCGGGATAGGTCTGCCGATCCTGTATCCAGTTTTCGCATCTGCTCTCCCTCCAAATGAACTTGTGGCGTACGTATTCATGTTCTCCGTCGCCGGGTACATAGCCGTAATGCTTACCCCGGTGCACCTATGCCTCATACTCTCCAACGAGTACTTCGAGGTTAAATACCTTCAGGTCGCCAAGCTCTTGATTCTCCCGTGCATACTGTCAATGGCCGCCTATCTCGGCATATTCTTCCTGTACAGGATGTTGTGA
- a CDS encoding tellurite resistance TerB C-terminal domain-containing protein: MREQLLPQDIGELPAEELAEILGMSVEEISEAILFAQEPVPLQTRVNGYEETCIEDLIEDKKIISPADAFDRQNLREITHQLLREHLTLREEMIIMLRFGIQAGYEHTPEEAGVMFNVTRQCIDGIEAKALRKLRYPPRRKLLEEFREYPAHAVEVRTGRPSKRAGERIPPQRTAEDEIRQMSEDEILKLEAESVQIGHKLASIFEQAEGLAGGEANVPSKKCPEGEIGLGSRYQALLKQLLRRKSWDRKSFESLVRQHGFMVSDAIGTINEWADQALGDFLIEDGEPVVLNLSLLRKALDEQTH, translated from the coding sequence TTGCGTGAGCAACTTCTTCCGCAGGATATCGGTGAACTGCCAGCTGAAGAGCTTGCTGAGATACTTGGGATGTCTGTCGAAGAAATCAGTGAGGCCATCCTGTTCGCTCAGGAGCCAGTGCCATTGCAGACCCGCGTGAACGGGTACGAAGAAACCTGCATCGAGGACCTGATTGAGGACAAGAAGATAATCTCCCCGGCCGACGCGTTCGATCGTCAGAACCTCAGGGAGATCACTCACCAGCTTCTGAGAGAGCATCTGACGCTGCGCGAGGAGATGATAATTATGCTCAGATTCGGCATCCAGGCCGGATACGAACACACCCCTGAGGAGGCTGGCGTCATGTTCAACGTCACGCGCCAATGCATCGACGGGATCGAGGCAAAGGCCCTCAGGAAGCTGCGGTATCCGCCGAGGCGCAAGTTGCTGGAGGAATTTCGTGAATATCCGGCTCACGCAGTTGAGGTGAGGACTGGGAGGCCGTCGAAGCGAGCAGGCGAGAGAATCCCGCCACAGCGGACAGCCGAGGATGAGATCCGCCAAATGAGCGAGGATGAGATCTTAAAGCTAGAGGCAGAGTCTGTGCAGATCGGACATAAACTGGCCAGCATCTTCGAACAGGCTGAAGGTCTCGCGGGCGGCGAGGCCAACGTCCCTTCCAAGAAGTGCCCGGAGGGTGAGATCGGCCTCGGTTCACGATACCAAGCGCTTCTGAAGCAGTTGTTGCGACGCAAATCATGGGATAGGAAGAGCTTTGAAAGCCTTGTGCGCCAACATGGTTTTATGGTATCAGATGCTATTGGGACGATAAACGAGTGGGCCGACCAGGCACTTGGAGATTTCCTGATAGAGGACGGGGAGCCGGTGGTCCTGAATCTTTCACTGTTGAGGAAAGCTCTCGATGAACAAACCCATTAA
- a CDS encoding ATP-binding protein encodes MNKPIKQRERSAILQSLRAGVVPKIGLQHIQVGRKDEVEAIIRDLDLIAEGGSTVRLVIGRYGSGKSFLLNLSRILALHKRFVVVQADLTTDRRLYSRQGQARALYAELMQNMAVLSRPMGGAIASVVERWVSDVDFRVRESGGTEEDVGKEIHKRLRPLQDLVSGYDFANVAIRYLQGFHSQDDLLMAYALRWLRAQYTTKTEARQDLGVRSIIDDRNIYDYLKLVAAFVRMAGYAGLLVNIDEMGVLSHRLSNSRARNGNYEVLLRVVNDCNQGNVSGIGFLFAGTDSFLEDRRRGLYSYEALATRLAENPFAVEGRKDFSGPVIRIGNLSPEHLYVLLLNIRNVFASGDPSKHLVPDEALKEFMIHCSKKLGSDYYLTPREAAMEFVGFLSILDQNPEMAWKTLLSRTKTTSGADQKSPSRVPDDDRNGDLKAFKL; translated from the coding sequence ATGAACAAACCCATTAAACAAAGGGAACGAAGCGCCATATTGCAGTCGCTCCGCGCGGGAGTGGTACCCAAGATAGGCCTTCAGCATATTCAGGTGGGGAGAAAGGACGAGGTCGAGGCCATCATTCGCGACCTAGATCTCATCGCCGAGGGCGGCTCTACGGTGCGACTCGTCATAGGCCGTTATGGGTCTGGCAAGAGTTTTCTGCTGAACCTCTCCAGAATACTGGCCCTGCACAAGAGGTTTGTCGTTGTTCAGGCGGATCTAACGACGGACCGCAGGCTGTACTCCAGGCAGGGACAGGCACGAGCCTTGTATGCGGAACTGATGCAGAACATGGCAGTTCTATCGAGACCGATGGGTGGGGCGATAGCAAGCGTTGTGGAGAGGTGGGTATCGGATGTCGATTTCCGGGTCAGGGAGTCCGGCGGAACTGAGGAAGATGTTGGCAAGGAGATACATAAGCGACTGAGGCCCTTGCAGGACTTGGTGAGCGGCTACGACTTCGCCAACGTTGCTATCAGGTACCTTCAGGGCTTTCACAGTCAGGACGACCTGTTAATGGCATACGCGCTTCGCTGGCTGCGCGCTCAATACACCACCAAGACCGAGGCAAGACAAGATTTAGGCGTCAGGTCGATCATTGACGATCGGAATATCTATGATTATTTGAAGCTCGTGGCGGCGTTCGTCCGCATGGCCGGATATGCCGGGCTTCTGGTAAACATAGATGAGATGGGGGTGCTCTCTCACCGGTTGAGCAATTCGCGGGCGAGAAATGGGAATTATGAGGTGCTTCTGAGAGTGGTCAACGACTGCAATCAGGGCAATGTAAGCGGGATCGGATTTCTCTTCGCTGGGACCGACTCATTCCTTGAGGACCGCCGTAGAGGGCTCTATAGCTATGAAGCGCTCGCCACGAGGCTTGCGGAGAACCCTTTTGCCGTGGAGGGACGGAAGGATTTCTCAGGGCCGGTCATCCGTATAGGGAACCTATCTCCCGAACACCTCTATGTTCTACTTCTTAACATCAGAAACGTCTTTGCCAGTGGCGATCCGAGCAAGCATCTCGTGCCCGACGAGGCGCTGAAGGAGTTCATGATTCATTGCTCAAAGAAACTGGGCTCTGATTATTACCTCACTCCTCGTGAGGCGGCCATGGAGTTCGTGGGCTTTCTGTCGATTCTTGACCAGAACCCAGAAATGGCTTGGAAGACCCTCCTGTCCAGAACCAAGACCACGTCAGGTGCTGACCAGAAAAGCCCCTCACGGGTTCCAGATGACGATCGAAACGGTGATCTCAAGGCATTC